In the genome of Succinivibrio dextrinosolvens, the window CTGAATGGTTCTTTGCAACTTCCTCTGCTACAAGTTGTAGTATTCTCCGTCCATATCCTTTTCCTCGATGTTCCGACGCAATGCTATATCCAATCTCTGCATCACCATCTTGAATATTCAGTCTTATCTGCCCCACAGGAATTTCGTCATCCATAAGAATATACTGAAGGACACTATCATTCTGCATAATACTGGTATACCACTGTTTATGACTATCATAGGGGATGATCCCTGAATGAAAAGAGTTATTCAAAACCACAGGATCATTAGCCCATTCAAAAATCAGATTCATATCATTCATGGTAGCTTTGCGTAAAAATAGCATTGTTCCTCCTACTCAAACATTTCCAAGATTCAATGGTTTTTCAAATGAAATCTCCGGCTTTGCCTTTCTTCCTAGTATTGACCTTAACAACCAGAGCTTTAGTCATATTTAAAATATGATGCTCTAGAGACATTATCATCGGTAGAGACTTCTTATGCTTTAATGTCTTTTAAACACAATCATTCATATTTTTAGGGATATGAAACAAAAACTATGCAACTACCGGTGTTGGTTCAAATCCCATGACTTTCAACCTTTCAAGATCTTTCTTACGAGTGTTGCATAAATGCCACTTGTTCTTGATAAGATTGATCTTCATAAATCTTGCCATAGTCAGTACATCATATATTGAGGAGATATTATCGTGTAGTTTTTTTACAGATTGCTCCACGTAATGATGTATCTGATCTGCTTTTAGTTCCTTGAATTTATATCCTGTTTCTGCAAAATCATTTTCGTCAGACATTGATCTGAATCTATGTCCGTCTATTGCAATCTTTGCATTTGCTGTAATGCAGTCGGCAATCATTGATTGCTCGTAATTATGTACACGGTTTCCCTTTCTTGCTAAGTCATCAAGTAATGT includes:
- a CDS encoding GNAT family N-acetyltransferase, giving the protein MLFLRKATMNDMNLIFEWANDPVVLNNSFHSGIIPYDSHKQWYTSIMQNDSVLQYILMDDEIPVGQIRLNIQDGDAEIGYSIASEHRGKGYGRRILQLVAEEVAKNHSEIRALVAKVKPDNTVSKKLFESEGYEMKYSCYTRKPMKICGSGDDTQ